A single window of Colletotrichum higginsianum IMI 349063 chromosome 8, whole genome shotgun sequence DNA harbors:
- a CDS encoding Methyltransferase domain-containing protein, giving the protein MTAAAQPLSTPGLQRWNDEEDSVYMLNSGDLAKERARLEYNHHNIWVPLCGGLCPPPILAYLNGLPAPRVAEIATGTGIWLRDMAACLPASAELRGVDMDATKFPRAAELPPNCAMMQHNALRPFPEPMLGAFDMVHVRLIALGMKKGDWEALARNLFTLLRPGGYLHWEEVADSSWKCVPPSRAFDEWKRTVALWAIRVGRDPLMPARLPLVLRNCGFTDVDEKTWNTYGVEDMMRGPMNKVSTEAVRPILLTILEDGGSEVVQSVQDVDRLENEMRQDVLNGTLVGFTYTWIWGRHP; this is encoded by the exons atgaccgccgccgcccagccgCTCTCCACTCCCGGCCTGCAGCGCTGgaacgacgaggaggactcGGTGTACATGCTCAACAGCGGCGACCTGGCCAAGGAGCGCGCCCGCCTCGAGTACAACCACCACAACATCTGGGTTCCGCTCTGCGGCGGCCTCTGCCCTCCCCCGATCCTGGCGTACCTCAACGGGCTGCCGGCCCCGCGcgtcgccgagatcgccaCGGGCACCGGCATCTGGCTCCGGGACATGGCCGCGTGCCTGCCCGCGTCCGCCGAGCTGCGGGGCGTCGACATGGACGCGACCAAGTTcccgcgcgccgccgagctcccGCCCAACTGCGCCATGATGCAGCACAACGCCCTGCGGCCGTTCCCGGAGCCCATGCTGGGCGCCTTCGACATGGTCCACGTGCGGCTCATCGCGCTGGGCATGAAGAAGGGCGACTGGGAGGCCCTCGCCCGGAACCTCTTCACGCTCCTGCGCCCGGGCGGGTACCTGCACTGGGAGGAGGTGGCCGACTCGTCGTGGAAGTGCGTCCCGCCGAGCCGTGCCTTTGACGAGTGGAAACGGACCGTGGCGTTGTGGGCCATTAGAGTCGGGCGCGATCCGCT AATGCCCGCCCGGCTTCCCCTCGTGCTGCGAAACTGCGGCTTCacggacgtcgacgagaagacCTGGAACACgtacggcgtcgaggacatgATGCGGGGGCCGATGAACAAGGTCtccaccgaggccgtccgcccGATCCTGCTGACCATCCTCGAGGACGGTGGCTCGGAGGTGGTCCAGAGTGTCCAAGACGTCGACCGGCTAGAGAACGAGATGAGGCAGGACGTCTTGAACGGCACCCTGGTCGGGTTCACCTATACCTGGATTTGGGGTCGACATCCTTGA